AATTTGTTGATATGACTCCCCTCATCCGAGTAAATAGTGGGAATATCTATGCTCCCTATCTTATTTCCCCTCATCGAGCTTCTAATCAGCAGCTCCGATTCGGCAATAAAACCTGTTTCTTTTGTTACCACATTTTCCAGAACGTTTCGGCGAATCAGCCTGTATCCGCTCTGACTATCGGATATTTTTTGTCCTGTTCTTATCGAGAGTAAAATGGAAGTCCACTTGTTCGACAGTCGCCGGTCCCACGGCATCTCGGAACCGGATCTTCGCCTCGTTCCGATTATTATGTCCCAATCATGATGCTCTTCCGCCGCTTCGATAAATTCAGGAAGATATTTCGGATCGTGCTGCATATCGGCATCAAGCGTGATTACCATATCGCACTTATACTTCAGAGCAACGCTGAAGCCGCTCCTCAGCGCCGCGCCTTTCCCCCTGTTATTATCATGAACTATCACCGTCGCCCCCGACTGCTCGACCAAACTTCGTGTTCTATCGGTGGAGCCGTCGTCAACTACGATCACGTTTTCCCTTGGAAGATGCTCGATGCATCCATGTATGACTCTTGCGATATGCTTATCGGCATTGTATGCCGGTATCAGAGCAAAAATATTCAAAGAGGACGACCTCTATATTCGTCCTATTTCGAATAGTCTTTAAGCGATTTCAGCCTCGCTGCCTTAAATTCCTGTCCCTCGTGCCACACAGGGGTTTCGGCTGAATTGGCTATCGCTATAGTGGATTCAAGGACGAATTTTGCTAACTGCGCTGATCCGGACAGGTCCCACGAATCGGAATATTCATCGGAGGGTTGGTGGTAGTTTGCGTCTATCCAGGCATCGACGGTGTTTTCCTTCCACTCCTCGTCGTGTCCGATATACTCATTTCCGGCATCCACAGACACGGCTGGAACTCCCGCTTTTGCAAATGGAAAGTGGTCCGATCTGAAAAAGAATCCCTGTTCCGGCGATTGATCCGGTTTAAGTTCAAGACCGTTTTTTTCGGCAATCGGTTGAATAAAATCTTCAATTGTGGACCGCTTAAATCCGAGCGGTATCATATCCGACGTTTCACCCCATAAATTTATCGCATCGATATTAAAGAGCGCCTTTGCTGTCGCCAGATGGAAAACGGGATTTTCCGAATAATATTTAGAGCCGAGCAATCCGGATTCCTCTGCTGTAAGCGCCATAACGAGAATTGATCGCTTCAGTATCGGTTTGAGACCGACAGCCGCTTTCGCCATCTCCAATATTGCCGCAACACCCGAAGCGTTGTCCCATGCACCGTTATATATCTTGTCCCCTTCGCTGTTGGGAGCGCCGATGCCAAGATGATCGTAATGACCCGACCAGATAACCATCTCATTTGAAAGCAACGGATCGGAGCCGCGTATAATTCCGATTACGTTCTTTGTTTCTATAATCCTGATATTGCTCTCGATTTTTGTATTGACTTTGATTCCCAATTCCACGGGAGAGAAGTCTTTTTTCGCGGCAGCCTCTTGAAACTCATGTAAGTCGTAACCGGCGAAGGAAAGCAACTTTTCCGCCGAGGATTCCGACACCCATGACCTCAGCGCAAGCTGCGGAGGGGAATTGTCATTTAAACCGAGAGCAAACTGCTCTCCGCTCCATGAACCCTGAATGACTTTCCAGCCGTATCCGGCTGATTGATCCGTGTGAATCAGGATCGCTCCAACAGCACCCAGTTCCGCCGCTTTCTCATATTTATAGGTCCATCTTCCGTAATAAGTAAGCGCTTTCCCTCCGAACATCCCCGGGTCTTCGGACGGCGGATCGTTCACGAGCATGAGAAGCACCTTCCCGCTAACGTCCATTCCTTTGTAGTCGTCCCAGTCGTTTTCAGGCGCCTGAATTCCATACCCGACATACACTACTTCCGCATTCACTTCGGCTAACGGAACCTGCAATCCCGTCTCTTTCATGGATTCGTCAAAATATTTGAAATTCAATATTTTCCCGTTCTTCTCGAATTCTATCGACATGTCACCATGTAATTTTACACCGACCATCGGAAACGGCTGGAAATACGATCCTTCTACGACCGGTTCAAGTCCTATAGCTGTGAATTGCGACGCAATGTAGTCCGCAGCCATCTCTACCCCCTTGCTCCCGGGCGCCCTTCCCTCCATCGCGTCGTCAGATAATATTTTTATATGTCCTTTAATATTCTCGCCGGTGATCGAATTAAGCGCTCGGGCGATCAGGTTGTCAGGTGAAATGGCTTCGTCAGCGAGATCATCAACCGTTGTTTTTTGTGCACAGCCGAGGAAAGAAATCGACAAAATCACTATCCAAATATATACGTTTTGAAGCTTCATATTATTTTCCTGTTTAGTTATACAGTTTAAAAAATCGAATGGAAAAATAGAGAGAATGTCTTCAATCTGCAAGTGATTTTAGTTTCACGCTAACGCTCTAATAGCATCTATATCAAACGATCAATCGAGTTAAATAATTGCGTTTTTCACTTTATCTCTTAAATTGGGATTTTAATGAACATTTCTTCACTTGAACCGGTAATACGTAAACTCAGATTACACGGATTGATCTGGGCTATTATGATCCCTTCCGCATACATCTCCTATGTTGCGATCCAATTTTTTCACGAGATCATCGGACACGGCCTCATCAGTTCTTTATTCGGGATAGAATGGCACGGTTTCGGACTTACATCCGTAAGTGTCACTATTCCCCCGGATTCAAGCGCATGGGCTTACGCCGCATTTTACCTGAGCGGAAACGTCGCCGTATTCCTCAGCGGTATCGTTATCTTCAAATTGATCACCAGAAGAATAAAAAGACCGTCTATTCGATTCATGCTGGTCACAATCTCAACAGTGTGCTTCCTGACCGCAACACTTCCCGCGGCGCTGATTTTCTGGATGACAGACAACGATTATATTTCATTCCTGGTATCCACAGGAAACGCATCGCTGCCTTTAACTATGCTGACATCACTTTTCGGCACTCTTGCCTTTTTTTATACCGGTTCATACTCATTGACCCGCCTGCTTGAAGAAGCGTGGTCCGGATTGGATGTGCCGGATAAGAAGTATAGATTTGCTTTTCTAACGATTGGCGTTCCGTTGAATTCCATGTTTTTAATTCTGACGATTTATTTTTCTTTGATCGAATCTAACAATGCCTGGCTGATACTGTCGACAGTGATGGCGCTCTGGTTCAACCTTGCGCTTCCCTCGATCTCGGCTCACGTCATTACTCAGTCTGAAAAACGAAGGGTTAGAAAAGTAGGCCTGATTATCATCACGTCGATCGCGCTGCCGCTTTTAATATTGCACTATACCACTCAAAATATGATGATAACCTGGTAATCGAATCAGCGAATACTTGTATATGATATTTGATGATTCGTTATTGAATTTCGCTGGAGTTCTGTTAAATTATCTGATACGGAGCGTGG
This region of Candidatus Neomarinimicrobiota bacterium genomic DNA includes:
- a CDS encoding M28 family peptidase → MKLQNVYIWIVILSISFLGCAQKTTVDDLADEAISPDNLIARALNSITGENIKGHIKILSDDAMEGRAPGSKGVEMAADYIASQFTAIGLEPVVEGSYFQPFPMVGVKLHGDMSIEFEKNGKILNFKYFDESMKETGLQVPLAEVNAEVVYVGYGIQAPENDWDDYKGMDVSGKVLLMLVNDPPSEDPGMFGGKALTYYGRWTYKYEKAAELGAVGAILIHTDQSAGYGWKVIQGSWSGEQFALGLNDNSPPQLALRSWVSESSAEKLLSFAGYDLHEFQEAAAKKDFSPVELGIKVNTKIESNIRIIETKNVIGIIRGSDPLLSNEMVIWSGHYDHLGIGAPNSEGDKIYNGAWDNASGVAAILEMAKAAVGLKPILKRSILVMALTAEESGLLGSKYYSENPVFHLATAKALFNIDAINLWGETSDMIPLGFKRSTIEDFIQPIAEKNGLELKPDQSPEQGFFFRSDHFPFAKAGVPAVSVDAGNEYIGHDEEWKENTVDAWIDANYHQPSDEYSDSWDLSGSAQLAKFVLESTIAIANSAETPVWHEGQEFKAARLKSLKDYSK
- a CDS encoding glycosyltransferase family 2 protein — protein: MNIFALIPAYNADKHIARVIHGCIEHLPRENVIVVDDGSTDRTRSLVEQSGATVIVHDNNRGKGAALRSGFSVALKYKCDMVITLDADMQHDPKYLPEFIEAAEEHHDWDIIIGTRRRSGSEMPWDRRLSNKWTSILLSIRTGQKISDSQSGYRLIRRNVLENVVTKETGFIAESELLIRSSMRGNKIGSIDIPTIYSDEGSHINKFRDSFKFISLYFRSFFW